The following proteins are encoded in a genomic region of Fusarium oxysporum f. sp. lycopersici 4287 chromosome 1, whole genome shotgun sequence:
- a CDS encoding thymidylate synthase, translating to MTMTQNIVDSKPSNGSKSINHEEHQYLDLVREILENGERRPDRTGTGTYSIFAPRPLKFSLNKNGILILPLLTTKRVFTRAVIAELLWFIEGNTSSNSLSEAGIKIWDGNGSREFLDNLGLNHREIGDLGPVYGFQWRHFGAEYIDAKTDYTGQGVDQLAEIIHKLRTNPYDRRLVLSAWNPADMKKMVLPPCHMFAQFYVSYPRSKDDDSEAKPQGHLHCQLYQRSCDMGLGVPFNIASYALLTHMLAHVCELVPGSLTHVMGDAHVYLDHVDALNTQLEREPRNFPELEISREKGGSIDGWRAEDFTIKGYDPHKTIAMKMSV from the exons ATGACCATGACACAGAATATCGTGGATTCAAAGCCTTCGAACGGCTCAAAGTCGATCAACCACGAAGAGCATCAatatcttgatcttgtccgAGAAATCCTTGAAAACGGCGAGCGTCGACCGGACCG CACCGGCACTGGTACATACTCCATCTTCGCTCCTCGGCCCCTGAAATTCTCACTGAACAAGAACGGAATTCtcattcttcctctccttACTACAAAGCGTGTCTTCACCCGAGCAGTCATTGCCGAGCTCTTGTGGTTCATCGAAGGCAACACTTCCTCTAACAGCCTCAGTGAAGCTGGcatcaagatctgggatggCAATGGATCTCGCGAATTTCTTGACAACCTCGGCCTCAATCATCGTGAGATCGGCGATCTCGGCCCCGTGTATGGCTTCCAATGGCGACACTTTGGTGCCGAATATATTGATGCCAAGACGGATTACACAGGTCAGGGTGTAGACCAGCTTGCCGAGATCATCCACAAACTACGAACTAACCCTTATGACCGCCGCCTGGTTCTTTCTGCCTGGAACCCTGCCGatatgaagaagatggttcTGCCACCTTGCCACATGTTCGCGCAGTTCTACGTCTCCTATCCTCGGAGCAAGGATGACGACTCAGAAGCTAAGCCTCAGGGCCATCTTCATTGTCAGCTTTATCAAAGGTCTTGCGATATGGGTTTGGGAGTTCCCTTCAACATTGCCAGCTACGCGCTGTTAACTCACATGCTTGCCCATGTTTGTGAACTAGTTCCTGGAAGCCTTACTCATGTCATGGGTGACGCTCATGTGTACCTCGACCACGTTGACGCCCTCAACACTCAATTAGAGCGTGAGCCACGAAACTTCCCCGAGTTGGAAATTTCACGAGAAAAGGGCGGAAGTATTGACGGATGGAGAGCGGAAGATTTCACCATTAAGGGCTACGACCCTCATAAGACAATTGCGATGAAAATGTCTGTATGA
- a CDS encoding DNA repair protein REV1 — MGSVLEKNSSQVRKRIETHKFEDEGGEEYEGSEFNGFNDYFRRKKIKLQNLDAEIRANSDKPQIFKGIVAHVTGYTQPPLHVLHREIVQHGGGFLQYLDSKTMATHIVASTLPPKKSVDFSRYRIVKPAWIIDSIKAGQILPWSNYRVLDEGPRQKVLKFDGGSGLSPSTPRSKQGYREQTENSFYANQFKASSLPSQSLSQVVEKARTPLRPTNGADTTPLMADVNSLCFKKPATPPGVSPKDQLVVASLDLEATDGEMLGPETGILPVPVAQFTHPDTSKPMTSEEHNAMLLSDPRLRKSSTANPDFLRQFYSESRLHHLSTWKAELKSKMQRLAAEKGQSCQKAKKRLGARRYVMHVDFDSFFCAVSLKKNPEYIDKPAVVAHSTGSGSEIASCNYPAREFGVKNGMWMKSALEMCPELKVLPYDFPAYEEASRLFYESILDIGGLVQSVSIDEALVDITPIVLTNSNSEGTGSDAENTAREHDMADKLAKDLRDKVKSLTGCHVSVGIGANILQAKVALRKAKPAGQYQLKSENVLHIMGDLKVDQLPGVARSIGGKLEDIGVTHVKDLREVSKERLTSILGPKTGEKLREYARGIDRSEVGEQPPRKSVSAEVNWGIRFISQPEAEEFVCNLCKELEKRLSNENVKGRQLTMKIMRRAIDAPLDPPKSLGHGKCDTFNKSITFGVATNDGQAIGKEAVNILRSYKFSPGDLRGLGVQMTKLEPVKINFAAPDGSQKKLAFGTFTKPSPAREASSTEQIDEIESPGKQRQTPSREICQDPIADDPLTPRKQKIHPAMALTKASDDDVKAKTHLNISGTQFIIPSNADATILAELPNTIRRKLMAQGSRMSDIHVESPITESRSQSPMPSDACPTQVDPEVFNALPDEMKTEILATYGRKTRQTTPLKSPHKDSAMESRKPPTPSKRGRPRGLFGKAQRQRDAQAGLLQTNFRSLNQVGDAFEDEDIEELDPEFLAELPEEMRKEVIEQHRKRQRARETSLETPLRRNSTPNPEGLLPGGQCRIQFPVVPRKISFSTSGVTSTREIKDMIDAWHSETRRLGPHRRDLAVLEDFLVKVIQEERDLEKATKLVKWLDVIVEQDGRKGRGQEVWRRSVEAIKVIVQDAVKQLGMAPLKL; from the exons ATGGGGAGTGTTCTCGAGAAAAACTCCTCGCAAGTGAGAAAGCGTATCGAAACGCACAAATTTGAAGACGAAGGAGGGGAGGAATACGAGGGTAGTGAATTCAATGGGTTCAACGACTATTTCAGGcgcaagaagatcaagcttCAAAACCTCGATGCTGAAATACGAGCCAACTCAGATAAACCTCAAATATTCAAAGGGATTGTTGCTCATGTTACTGGATATACCCAACCACCATTACATGT TCTTCATCGTGAGATTGTGCAGCATGGTGGTGGGTTTCTTCAATACCTAGATTCAAAAACAATGGCGACTCACATCGTTGCCTCGACGCTCCCCCCTAAGAAATCTGTCGACTTCAGCCGGTACCGGATCGTTAAACCGGCATGGATCATAGATTCTATCAAGGCCGGGCAAATTCTCCCGTGGTCTAACTATCGGGTTCTGGACGAAGGACCAAGGCAAAAAGTTCTCAAGTTCGACGGTGGTAGCGGTCTGTCGCCGTCAACCCCTCGTTCGAAACAAGGCTACCGTGAACAAACAGAGAACAGTTTCTACGCGAACCAGTTTAAGGCATCTTCTTTGCCTAGCCAGTCTCTAAGtcaagttgttgagaaggctcGGACCCCTCTTCGTCCTACAAATGGTGCAGACACGACACCTCTAATGGCAGATGTCAATAGTCTCTGCTTTAAGAAGCCAGCAACTCCCCCAGGTGTCTCTCCAAAGGATCAACTAGTTGTGGCTTCACTGGATTTAGAGGCAACTGATGGCGAAATGCTTGGACCTGAAACAGGAATTCTTCCTGTGCCTGTAGCACAATTCACACACCCAGACACTTCCAAGCCAATGACATCCGAGGAGCATAATGCAATGCTATTGTCCGATCCCAGGCTAAGGAAGTCCTCAACGGCCAACCCGGATTTCCTTAGACAGTTTTATTCTGAAAGTCGACTACATCATCTCTCAACATGGAAAGCCGAGCTGAAATCGAAGATGCAACGGCTTGCTGCAGAAAAGGGTCAATCTTGTCAAAAAGCCAAGAAGCGACTTGGCGCGAGACGATACGTCATGCATGTTGACTttgacagcttcttctgtgCGGTTTCATTGAAGAAAAATCCCGAGTATATCGATAAGCCAGCTGTTGTCGCGCACAGCACAGGGTCAGGGTCGGAAATTGCAAGCTGCAACTATCCTGCACGAGAATTTGGCGTCAAGAATGGGATGTGGATGAAATCGGCACTTGAAATGTGTCCCGAACTGAAGGTACTGCCCTATGATTTTCCTGCATACGAAGAAGCGAGCCGTCTATTTTACGAATCAATCCTAGACATTGGCGGCCTGGTGCAGAGTGTGAGTATTGATGAGGCTCTAGTCGACATAACGCCAATCGTTTTGACAAATTCCAACTCGGAGGGCACGGGCTCTGATGCCGAAAACACGGCTCGGGAGCATGACATGGCAGACAAGCTTGCAAAGGATCTTCGCGACAAGGTCAAATCTCTGACAGGTTGCCATGTTTCGGTCGGCATTGGAGCAAACATTTTACAAGCCAAAGTGGCGCTTCGGAAAGCGAAACCTGCAGGTCAATATCAACTGAAATCTGAAAATGTCTTGCATATAATGGGGGATCTCAAAGTTGATCAGCTTCCTGGAGTTGCCCGGAGTATCGGTGGGAAGCTTGAGGACATTGGTGTTACTCACGTTAAAGACCTGCGAGAAGTTTCGAAAGAGCGTCTCACGTCAATTCTTGGACCTAAAACAGGCGAGAAACTCCGGGAATATGCTCGTGGTATTGATCGCTCAGAAGTTGGAGAGCAACCACCTCGAAAATCCGTCTCGGCGGAAGTTAACTGGGGCATCCGATTCATCAGCCAGCCGGAAGCAGAAGAATTCGTCTGTAATTTGTGCAAGGAACTTGAGAAAAGACTCTCGAATGAAAATGTCAAAGGACGTCAGTTAACGATGAAGATCATGAGAAGAGCGATAGACGCTCCTCTGGACCCCCCAAAATCATTAGGACACGGCAAATGCGACACGTTCAACAAGAGCATTACCTTCGGGGTGGCCACCAATGATGGGCAAGCAATCGGCAAGGAGGCCGTCAATATACTACGGTCTTATAAATTCAGCCCTGGTGATTTGCGTGGGCTGGGAGTACAAATGACGAAGCTGGAACCTGTCAAAATCAACTTTGCGGCCCCTGATGGTAGCCAGAAAAAGTTGGCTTTCGGGACTTTTACAAAACCGTCACCAGCCAGGGAAGCTTCCTCAACGGAGCAAATTGACGAAATCGAGAGCCCTGGAAAACAGAGGCAGACACCGAGCCGTGAAATTTGTCAGGATCCTATCGCTGATGATCCATTGACACCTCGAAAGCAAAAGATCCATCCTGCTATGGCATTGACCAAGGCCAGCGACGATGACGTGAAAGCAAAGACGCATCTCAATATTTCTGGAACCCAGTTCATCATTCCTAGTAACGCGGACGCCACCATCCTTGCAGAGCTTCCCAACACCATTCGCCGTAAACTGATGGCTCAGGGGTCACGAATGTCAGATATCCACGTCGAGTCTCCTATAACCGAATCAAGATCCCAGAGCCCCATGCCATCTGACGCATGCCCAACTCAAGTTGATCCGGAGGTCTTCAATGCGTTACCGGATGAGATGAAGACCGAGATCCTGGCCACTTATGGACGAAAAACCAGGCAAACGACACCTCTCAAGTCCCCACATAAGGATAGTGCAATGGAATCGAGGAAACCCCCTACTCCATCGAAACGCGGTCGACCACGGGGGTTGTTTGGCAAAGCTCAGCGGCAACGGGATGCCCAAGCTGGTCTTTTACAAACCAACTTCCGTTCGCTGAATCAAGTTGGCGACGCCttcgaggatgaagatattgaAGAGCTGGATCCAGAATTTCTCGCCGAGCTACCTGAAGAAATGCGAAAAGAGGTCATTGAGCAACATAGAAAGCGTCAGAGAGCCAGAGAGACAAGCCTGGAGACACCTTTGCGTAGGAACAGCACGCCCAATCCTGAAGGGTTATTGCCAGGTGGCCAGTGTAGAATCCAATTTCCTGTAGTGCCACGCAAGATCTCATTTTCTACCTCAGGAGTTACCTCAACGCGGGAGATTAAAGATATGATAGATGCTTGGCATTCAGAAACAAGAAGGTTGGGCCCGCACCGCCGGGACTTAGCGGTTCTGGAAGATTTTCTAGTGAAGGTCATCCAGGAAGAACGCGATTTGGAAAAAGCAACCAAGTTGGTCAAGTGGTTGGATGTGATAGTTGAGCAGGATGGTAGAAAAGGGCGAGGACAGGAGGTTTGGCGACGATCGGTGGAAGCTATCAAAGTGATTGTGCAAGATGCTGTAAAGCAACTAGGCATGGCTCCATTGAAACTCTGA
- a CDS encoding ER membrane protein SH3, producing MTSFIDYSKNTRSKNYHGSGSFATFMIIAPVCFFLGILFASFPYDFPLLWTKAPVPDNFFDHLETHLKFVHQSPALISRILHIVISIGFIGFFIKLFRPSEANFLFDGASLILYLIGFGVYVANIVKALRSVSAEIWTNDGFDGKTHEGESGELILGREDSLKVLSASNTILALVLVGILVLQVGEWYAEKKEADDAAAVDAKEASEKKEGSPSKASTKKKQ from the exons ATGACCTCCTTCATCGATTATTCTAAGAACACCAGGTCGAAGAATTACCATGGATCCGGCTCATTTGCAACCTTTATGATCATCGCTC CTGTGTGCTTCTTCCTGGGCATCCTTTTTGCCTCATTCCCTTACGACTTCCCTCTTCTATGGACCAAGGCTCCTGTGCCCGATAACTTCTTTGATCACCTCGAAACACATCTGAAGTTTGTACACCAGTCTCCGGCGCTCATTAGCCGTATCCTCCACATTGTCATCTCTATCGGCTTCATCGGTTTCTTTATTAAGCTCTTCCGCCCCAGTGAGGCCAACTTCCTGTTTGACGGCGCGTCCCTCATTCTTTACCTGATTGGTTTCGGTGTCTACGTCGCCAACATTGTCAAGGCTCTCCGAAGTGTTAGTGCCGAGATCTGGACCAACGACGGCTTCGATGGCAAGACTCACGAGGGTGAGAGCGGCGAGCTTATCCTTGGTCGTGAGGACAGCTTGAAGGTTCTTTCGGCCAGCAATACcattcttgcccttgttcttgttggcaTTCTCGTTCTGCAAGTCGGCGAGTGGTatgccgagaagaaggaggctgaTGACGCCGCCGCTGTCGATGCCAAGGAGGCCTCTGAAAAGAAGGAGGGTTCCCCTAGCAAGGCCtccaccaagaagaagcagtaA
- a CDS encoding DNA glycosylase, with protein MSEAQVPVWLDCDPGHDDAFAILLAAYHPQIRLLGVSTVFGNASLENTTHNAASILTAIGMHDIPLYIGLGKALERPALHAPTDIHGVSGLDGTDLLPEPLVTPSTIPAVEAMAEALRAQPPGTAWIVATGALTNVGALLRAYPELVSHIKGVSLMGGSIGDNFSDAPLGEVDGRPRIGNYTPWAEFNILVDPEAAATVFHTKEIAAKTTIVPLDLSHQVLATSEVREMLLYGPDAERTGPGKTTLRTMLVELLYFFAQTYADTFGITAGPPLHDPIAVAAVLIGTESEIPFFEWDAKHSQPPEHNERFEVTVITEGTFEEAKEGKQTGRTLAKLLPPGQQGVRIPRGVDTAKFWQVIEECIERADAKNAALALAK; from the exons ATGTCTGAAGCTCAGGTTCCTGTTTGGCTGGACTGTGATCCAGGTCACGAT GACGCTTTCGCCATTCTTCTGGCTGCTTATCATCCCCAGATCAGATTGCTCGGTGTCTCAACGGTCTTTGGCAATGCATCTCTTGA AAACACTACGCATAATGCTGCCTCCATCCTCACCGCCATTGGTATGCATGATATTCCTCTGTATATCGGCCTGGGTAAAGCTCTTGAACGTCCTGCCCTTCATGCACCAACGGATATCCACGGTGTTTCTGGATTAGATGGCACCGACCTTCTTCCGGAGCCACTTGTAACCCCCTCTACCATCCCGGCTGTTGAGGCGATGGCGGAGGCCCTGCGTGCTCAACCCCCTGGTACAGCGTGGATTGTTGCAACGGGTGCGCTGACGAACGTTGGAGCCCTGCTCCGTGCGTATCCAGAGCTTGTCAGTCACATAAAGGGTGTCAGTCTTATGGGAGGCTCTATTGGCGACAATTTCTCAGACGCACCGCTCGGCGAAGTTGATGGTCGCCCCAGAATCGGAAACTACACGCCTTGGGCTGAGTTCAACATCCTCGTTGACCCAGAAGCTGCTGCTACGGTGTTCCATACCAAAGAGATCGCTGCCAAAACTACGATTGTGCCCCTCGATCTCAGCCATCAGGTGTTAGCGACATCGGAGGTGAGAGAGATGCTGTTGTACGGCCCCGATGCTGAGCGAACAGGTCCGGGGAAGACAACCCTCCGTACCATGCTTGTTGAGCTCCTCTACTTCTTTGCTCAAACATATGC TGATACCTTCGGTATTACCGCTGGTCCCCCTCTGCATGATCCTATTGCCGTTGCTGCTGTACTTATCGGCACCGAAAGTGAGATTCCATTCTTCGAGTGGGACGCCAAGCACAGCCAGCCCCCTGAGCATAACGAACGCTTCGAAGTCACAGTCATAACTGAGGGCACATTCGAAGAGGCTAAGGAGGGCAAGCAGACCGGTCGCACATTGGCCAAGCTGCTTCCGCCAGGTCAACAAGGTGTTAGAATTCCTCGGGGAGTCGACACTGCCAAATTCTGGCAGGTTATCGAAGAGTGCATTGAGCGAGCAGACGCAAAAAATGCTGCGCTTGCGCTTGCGAAGTAG
- a CDS encoding DNA glycosylase, translating to MSEAQVPVWLDCDPGHDDAFAILLAAYHPQIRLLGVSTVFGNASLENTTHNAASILTAIGMHDIPLYIGLGKALERPALHAPTDIHGVSGLDGTDLLPEPLVTPSTIPAVEAMAEALRAQPPGTAWIVATGALTNVGALLRAYPELVSHIKGVSLMGGSIGDNFSDAPLGEVDGRPRIGNYTPWAEFNILVDPEAAATVFHTKEIAAKTTIVPLDLSHQVLATSEVREMLLYGPDAERTGPGKTTLRTMLVELLYFFAQTYA from the exons ATGTCTGAAGCTCAGGTTCCTGTTTGGCTGGACTGTGATCCAGGTCACGAT GACGCTTTCGCCATTCTTCTGGCTGCTTATCATCCCCAGATCAGATTGCTCGGTGTCTCAACGGTCTTTGGCAATGCATCTCTTGA AAACACTACGCATAATGCTGCCTCCATCCTCACCGCCATTGGTATGCATGATATTCCTCTGTATATCGGCCTGGGTAAAGCTCTTGAACGTCCTGCCCTTCATGCACCAACGGATATCCACGGTGTTTCTGGATTAGATGGCACCGACCTTCTTCCGGAGCCACTTGTAACCCCCTCTACCATCCCGGCTGTTGAGGCGATGGCGGAGGCCCTGCGTGCTCAACCCCCTGGTACAGCGTGGATTGTTGCAACGGGTGCGCTGACGAACGTTGGAGCCCTGCTCCGTGCGTATCCAGAGCTTGTCAGTCACATAAAGGGTGTCAGTCTTATGGGAGGCTCTATTGGCGACAATTTCTCAGACGCACCGCTCGGCGAAGTTGATGGTCGCCCCAGAATCGGAAACTACACGCCTTGGGCTGAGTTCAACATCCTCGTTGACCCAGAAGCTGCTGCTACGGTGTTCCATACCAAAGAGATCGCTGCCAAAACTACGATTGTGCCCCTCGATCTCAGCCATCAGGTGTTAGCGACATCGGAGGTGAGAGAGATGCTGTTGTACGGCCCCGATGCTGAGCGAACAGGTCCGGGGAAGACAACCCTCCGTACCATGCTTGTTGAGCTCCTCTACTTCTTTGCTCAAACATATGCGTAA
- a CDS encoding thymidylate synthase, producing MYDLVPEKAPLMSWISMTMTQNIVDSKPSNGSKSINHEEHQYLDLVREILENGERRPDRTGTGTYSIFAPRPLKFSLNKNGILILPLLTTKRVFTRAVIAELLWFIEGNTSSNSLSEAGIKIWDGNGSREFLDNLGLNHREIGDLGPVYGFQWRHFGAEYIDAKTDYTGQGVDQLAEIIHKLRTNPYDRRLVLSAWNPADMKKMVLPPCHMFAQFYVSYPRSKDDDSEAKPQGHLHCQLYQRSCDMGLGVPFNIASYALLTHMLAHVCELVPGSLTHVMGDAHVYLDHVDALNTQLEREPRNFPELEISREKGGSIDGWRAEDFTIKGYDPHKTIAMKMSV from the exons ATGTATGACCTCGTACCTGAGAAAGCACCTCTCATGAGCTGGATAAG TATGACCATGACACAGAATATCGTGGATTCAAAGCCTTCGAACGGCTCAAAGTCGATCAACCACGAAGAGCATCAatatcttgatcttgtccgAGAAATCCTTGAAAACGGCGAGCGTCGACCGGACCG CACCGGCACTGGTACATACTCCATCTTCGCTCCTCGGCCCCTGAAATTCTCACTGAACAAGAACGGAATTCtcattcttcctctccttACTACAAAGCGTGTCTTCACCCGAGCAGTCATTGCCGAGCTCTTGTGGTTCATCGAAGGCAACACTTCCTCTAACAGCCTCAGTGAAGCTGGcatcaagatctgggatggCAATGGATCTCGCGAATTTCTTGACAACCTCGGCCTCAATCATCGTGAGATCGGCGATCTCGGCCCCGTGTATGGCTTCCAATGGCGACACTTTGGTGCCGAATATATTGATGCCAAGACGGATTACACAGGTCAGGGTGTAGACCAGCTTGCCGAGATCATCCACAAACTACGAACTAACCCTTATGACCGCCGCCTGGTTCTTTCTGCCTGGAACCCTGCCGatatgaagaagatggttcTGCCACCTTGCCACATGTTCGCGCAGTTCTACGTCTCCTATCCTCGGAGCAAGGATGACGACTCAGAAGCTAAGCCTCAGGGCCATCTTCATTGTCAGCTTTATCAAAGGTCTTGCGATATGGGTTTGGGAGTTCCCTTCAACATTGCCAGCTACGCGCTGTTAACTCACATGCTTGCCCATGTTTGTGAACTAGTTCCTGGAAGCCTTACTCATGTCATGGGTGACGCTCATGTGTACCTCGACCACGTTGACGCCCTCAACACTCAATTAGAGCGTGAGCCACGAAACTTCCCCGAGTTGGAAATTTCACGAGAAAAGGGCGGAAGTATTGACGGATGGAGAGCGGAAGATTTCACCATTAAGGGCTACGACCCTCATAAGACAATTGCGATGAAAATGTCTGTATGA
- a CDS encoding benzodiazapine receptor (At least one base has a quality score < 10) produces the protein MTTYIPALTLPDAVFLKPALSVLLPIGLGTAVGFSATQTQKTYLALKKPSVQPPPWLFGPVWTVLYGLMGYAAYRVADIGLSPFSSPETIVNTRRAMTLYSIQLGLNLIWTPLFFGLYRPIEASVDIVTLLGVNGYLTYLYSSIDSVAAWSQVPYLGWLSFATYLCTTIGHLNNWDLKTKEVKDE, from the exons GACGCGGTCTTCCTGAAGCCCGCCCTATCCGTCTTGCTGCCCATTGGCCTTGGGACAGCCGTTGGCTTCAGTGCCACTC AGACTCAGAAGACCTATCTTGCTCTCAAGAAACCTTCGGTTCAACCTCCGCCATGGCTGTTTGGCCCTGTCTGGACCGTCCTCTACGG TCTCATGGGTTATGCCGCCTACCGAGTTGCTGACATTGGTCTTTCTCCCTTCTCAAGCCCTGAGACTATCGTGAACACTCGACGTGCAATGACGCTCTACTCAATTCAACTCGGCCTCAACCTTATTTGGACCCCCCTCTTCTTCGGCTTGTATCGACCAATCGAGGCGTCGGTTGACATTGTGACCCTGCTCGGCGTCAACGGCTACCTTACTTACCTCTACAGTTCCATTGATTCTGTTGCTGCGTGGAGTCAAGTTCCCTACCTCGGCTGGCTCAGCTTTGCGACCTACCTATGCACTACCATTGGTCATCTGAACAACTGGGACTTGAAGACCAAGGAGGTAAAGGACGAGTAA
- a CDS encoding amino-acid transporter Arg-13 (At least one base has a quality score < 10), with protein MEPSPISVEVAGHAPNFSLKEKTALMEAFEDVLCGSFAGAVGKYIEYPFDTVKVRLQSQPDHLPLRYSGPLDCFRQSIKSDGVLGLYRGITAPLVGAAAETSSLFLFESLGRELLFTSSLVSREQGLSLPYLWLTGAFSGAFTSFVLTPIELVKCRIQAPMSADGSAGPPLRPIPVIKQVFRHEGLRGFWHGQLGTLIREAGGGSAWFGAKETVTSMFYQLKTKTATSATEKQIILDTPLPFWQQAIAGASAGVSYNFLFFPADTIKSRMQTSTVSDLRQRRTFWKEGAMLWEQHGIRGMYRGCGITCFRSAPSSAFIFMVYDGMKRHFPF; from the exons ATGGAGCCTAGCCCTATATCTGTGGAGGTTGCTGGCCATGCGCCCAACTTCTCCCTCAAGGAAAAGACGGCGCTTATGGAGGCATTTGAAGACGTACTATGCGGATCG TTTGCTGGCGCTGTGGGCAAATACATCGAGTATCCGTTCGATACGGTCAAAGTGCGGTTACAGAGTCAGCCCGATCATCTCCCCTTAAGATATTCTGGTCCATTGGATTGCTTCCGGCAGTCTATCAAAAGTGATGGAGTTCTGGGGCTCTATCGTGGCATTACAGCTCCCCTAGTGGGTGCTGCAGCAGAAACAAGCAGTCTATTTCTATTCGAGAGTCTTGGTCGTGAATTACTGTTCACGAGCAGCCTAGTTTCCCGAGAACAAGGACTCTCACTGCCATATCTCTGGCTGACAGGTGCATTTTCTGGAGCTTTCACTTCGTTTGTCCTCACTCCaattgagcttgtcaagTGTAGGATTCAGGCTCCCATGTCGGCTGATGGATCTGCCGGCCCTCCTCTCCGCCCTATACCTGTCATCAAGCAGGTTTTCCGCCATGAAGGCCTTCGGGGCTTTTGGCATGGTCAGCTTGGTACACTGATTCGAgaggctggtggtggttcTGCTTGGTTTGGTGCCAAGGAGACAGTAACAAGCATGTTCTACCAGCTCAAGACGAAGACCGCGACATCAGCAACAGAGAAGCAGATAATTCTTGATACACCCTTACCTTTCTGGCAGCAAGCGATTGCTGGCGCATCAGCGGGTGTGTCATACaacttcctcttctttcctGCAGATACCATCAAATCACGCATGCAAACCTCGACTGTCAGTGATCTACGCCAACGACGAACATTCTGGAAAGAGGGAGCGATGCTTTGGGAACAACATGGGATACGAGGCATGTACCGTGGCTGTGGTATTACATGCTTCCGGTCTGCGCCAAGCTCTGCCTTCATATTCATGGTTTATGATGGGATGAAGCGGCACTTTCCTTTTTGA
- a CDS encoding DNA glycosylase translates to MHDIPLYIGLGKALERPALHAPTDIHGVSGLDGTDLLPEPLVTPSTIPAVEAMAEALRAQPPGTAWIVATGALTNVGALLRAYPELVSHIKGVSLMGGSIGDNFSDAPLGEVDGRPRIGNYTPWAEFNILVDPEAAATVFHTKEIAAKTTIVPLDLSHQVLATSEVREMLLYGPDAERTGPGKTTLRTMLVELLYFFAQTYADTFGITAGPPLHDPIAVAAVLIGTESEIPFFEWDAKHSQPPEHNERFEVTVITEGTFEEAKEGKQTGRTLAKLLPPGQQGVRIPRGVDTAKFWQVIEECIERADAKNAALALAK, encoded by the exons ATGCATGATATTCCTCTGTATATCGGCCTGGGTAAAGCTCTTGAACGTCCTGCCCTTCATGCACCAACGGATATCCACGGTGTTTCTGGATTAGATGGCACCGACCTTCTTCCGGAGCCACTTGTAACCCCCTCTACCATCCCGGCTGTTGAGGCGATGGCGGAGGCCCTGCGTGCTCAACCCCCTGGTACAGCGTGGATTGTTGCAACGGGTGCGCTGACGAACGTTGGAGCCCTGCTCCGTGCGTATCCAGAGCTTGTCAGTCACATAAAGGGTGTCAGTCTTATGGGAGGCTCTATTGGCGACAATTTCTCAGACGCACCGCTCGGCGAAGTTGATGGTCGCCCCAGAATCGGAAACTACACGCCTTGGGCTGAGTTCAACATCCTCGTTGACCCAGAAGCTGCTGCTACGGTGTTCCATACCAAAGAGATCGCTGCCAAAACTACGATTGTGCCCCTCGATCTCAGCCATCAGGTGTTAGCGACATCGGAGGTGAGAGAGATGCTGTTGTACGGCCCCGATGCTGAGCGAACAGGTCCGGGGAAGACAACCCTCCGTACCATGCTTGTTGAGCTCCTCTACTTCTTTGCTCAAACATATGC TGATACCTTCGGTATTACCGCTGGTCCCCCTCTGCATGATCCTATTGCCGTTGCTGCTGTACTTATCGGCACCGAAAGTGAGATTCCATTCTTCGAGTGGGACGCCAAGCACAGCCAGCCCCCTGAGCATAACGAACGCTTCGAAGTCACAGTCATAACTGAGGGCACATTCGAAGAGGCTAAGGAGGGCAAGCAGACCGGTCGCACATTGGCCAAGCTGCTTCCGCCAGGTCAACAAGGTGTTAGAATTCCTCGGGGAGTCGACACTGCCAAATTCTGGCAGGTTATCGAAGAGTGCATTGAGCGAGCAGACGCAAAAAATGCTGCGCTTGCGCTTGCGAAGTAG